Proteins encoded in a region of the Haloarcula sp. CBA1129 genome:
- a CDS encoding IS1595 family transposase, giving the protein MFPSEVLNSEASAANLPEQVRWRDGLYCPHCRSESVIKHGSYRTYQRYLCKDCDRTFNDKTGTIFAHAKIGLDKLLFAFYSFLRFNTSIHQLDAELPVSYRSLRRRVEQFARTLDAPAINLVGPVEIDEVYVTAGLKGRERDQEPRSRGLSTRGRGSYDGDKPPVFTLVDRGSGERYVVPAKSADESTVRLLLSDCEEEPLTVYTDGFRAYDPLEDDENYQREAVIHSEGEYVDGDAHVNTCESHASLARRWLSPHRGVSKDKLTPYLRAFQLRRRILRKPGQEALKEIVRTVL; this is encoded by the coding sequence ATGTTCCCATCCGAAGTGTTGAACTCAGAGGCGAGCGCCGCGAACCTGCCGGAGCAGGTTCGCTGGCGTGATGGCCTCTATTGCCCGCACTGCCGGTCTGAGTCGGTGATTAAACACGGCAGCTATCGAACGTATCAACGGTATCTCTGTAAGGATTGCGACCGCACGTTCAACGACAAGACTGGCACGATCTTCGCGCACGCGAAGATCGGCCTCGACAAGCTCTTGTTCGCGTTCTACTCGTTTCTTCGGTTCAACACGAGTATCCACCAGTTGGACGCTGAACTCCCCGTTTCGTATCGGTCACTACGGCGGCGCGTCGAGCAGTTCGCCAGAACGCTCGACGCGCCAGCCATCAACCTCGTTGGCCCGGTCGAAATCGACGAAGTCTACGTGACTGCGGGGCTAAAGGGCCGCGAGCGCGACCAAGAGCCGCGCTCGCGTGGCCTGTCCACGCGTGGACGAGGATCGTACGATGGAGACAAACCACCAGTGTTCACGTTGGTCGATCGTGGCAGCGGTGAGCGCTACGTTGTCCCGGCGAAATCCGCTGACGAATCGACCGTGCGACTCCTCCTCAGCGACTGCGAGGAGGAGCCGCTGACCGTCTATACGGACGGATTTCGAGCGTACGATCCACTCGAAGACGACGAGAACTACCAGCGAGAAGCGGTCATTCACAGCGAGGGTGAATATGTGGATGGAGACGCGCACGTGAATACCTGCGAGAGCCACGCGTCGCTGGCGCGACGGTGGCTCTCGCCACACCGAGGCGTCTCCAAAGACAAACTGACGCCGTATCTCAGAGCATTCCAACTTCGCCGACGAATCCTACGCAAACCCGGTCAAGAAGCGCTCAAAGAAATCGTTCGAACCGTCCTCTGA